AGCGCCCTTAGCAGATGTGCATCCACCTCGATATGCCCCAACCTCCAGAATAGCACAGGGTAGTCGTCACCGTTCTCTTTGAAGAAAAGATTGATATTGCCCAGGGTCTGTATCACAGCCTTGATTTCATGAAGTTGCTCAGTATCCAAAAAGCTACCGGGCACTTCTGCCTGCTTCAGAAAGGGAGAAACATCCTCGTAAGAGGCTGCAGGAAAGCCCGCAGAACTGGTGAGAATGGACATAAACTCACGCGTCTGGCTCAACCATTCGTTGACCCGATCTGTTCTGGTACTGAAGTTTAGTTTGTCAACAAACTCTTCTCCAAGAGGCCCCAGACAGTTTTCGCTGATAATTTCCTTAACCTTGTCAAAACTGAGTTTGACCTCTATTTCTTGTGGATATAGATTCAATATTACTTGCTCTAGATGGGTTATTAATTAGTAGGACCGGGCGCTATTTTTTTCAACTCTTCTTTTCTCAAAGAATCCCTACGGTCCAGAGGTCGAACACGAGACATTTTGATCGAATCCATAGCGGACTGCAAGTGCAGCGAATCCTTGTCAGACTCTTGACCCAATGAATCCAATACTTTGTCTGGCTTGTTTTTCTTTGCCGCCTTTTCTTCTCTTTCACGTCGCTTCTCCTCCTCCTCGTCAAGTGTCGCTTGCTGATCCAGTACATTCAGGCTATCCACTACGATCTCGTAGATTTTGTCCATCACTTCAGGTTGGGTCATGTAGTATTGATAGCTCTCTTCGTATTGAGCTTTATCGATTCCATGCTTATCAAATATCTCCTTTTCCAGGGTATTATAGACTTTGGTCATGGAGTCAGTTCTCAATTTGAGTAAAAGCACCTTTGATTCCAGTACGTGCTGCTCTACCAAAATCTCCGACATGGTCGATTTTGAGATCACATTTTCACCCTTGTCTCGCTTGCAAGCGTTAAGAAATGTTAATGTTAGCACTGCCAGCGAAAAAATAATTTTGTGTCTCATGTAAATTTTCAGATTCTACTAATTTTAAGCCCCCAAAAGTACAATGAATGAAGGACATCCTCAAGAAGCTTAGGAAATACGAGATCAGGATTAGGAAGGCCTTAAATTCCCATATGCAAGGTGACTTTCATTCCATCTTCAAAGGATCCGGACTGGAATACGACGATGTGCGCGCTTACCAGTATGGAGATGATGTACGTACGATCGACTGGAACGTTTCGGCCAAAGGTCACGGTACCTTCGTCAAAACCTTTAAAGAAGAGAAGGAACAGAACATTTTCTTCATATTGGATGTAAGTGCCTCGCAGGAGATTGGTGCCAAAGGCCAGCAAAAAATGGATGTGAGCAAAGAAATCTGCGCATTGCTCTCCATGTCAGCCATCAAGGAAAACAGTCAGGTAGGATTGATTTGTTTTTCGGATCAGAAGGAAAAATATGTAAAGCCAGGCAAGGGTATGAAGCACTCCTTTAATCTGGTCAACGAAATATTTAGACTTCAACCTGAATCAAAGAAAACAGATTTGGGTAAAGCCTTTCGCTTCACTTTAGATCTATTGAAGCGAAAAAGTATTGTGATTTTGATCTCCGACTTTATCGATGAAAATTACGAACATGACCTCAAAGGGCTCTCCAGAAAACATGATTTGGTGGTGATTCATATTTCAGACATCAGAGAAACTACTTTCCCTAACTTGGGCATCATTCCTATCAAGGACAAAGAGTCTGGAAAGACACTCTGGAGGAACACCTCCTCGAGCGAATTCAGAAATGTACTCAATCAAACCTATGGAGAAAAACAAAGCGCATTGGAGCAATTCTGCATTAAGAATGAAGCTAACTACCTAAAAGTGCGCACAGACGAAGACTATGTACCAAAGCTCATCAAACTATTTAAAGTCAGAAACAAAGCGAGAAAAAGTGGTTAAAAGAGCATTGTTCATTCTCATATCATCATGCCTGATGGCATCACTTCATGCACAAAATATCCAACCCAAGGGATTCTTTGTGCAAGACAGCATGAAATTGGGTGAAGAAATCGAATACACTATCAGTATCGCCTATCCCAAAGACTGGCAAGTAGTATTGCCTGATTCCAACTTTAATTACTCCCCATTCGAGTTTAGTAGGAAAAGCTATGCACCTACTCGAAGCGACAGCACTTTGGCGATCGACAGTATCACCTACACTTTGAGTAGTTTCGAAATCGACCCTGTTCAGAAATTGCAATTACCGGTCTATGTGGTCAAAGGAAAGGATAGCATTGAAATTCTATCCAATATGGATTCGATCATTTTTAAAGAATTAATCCAAAACGTTCCTGACAGTATCATCCTCAAACAAAACCTGGCATTCAAAGAGCTGGAATACTCGATCAATTACTGGTATATCTCGATTGGAGTAGCATTACTCATTGTCATTTTAGTCGCTGTGTATTATTTCTTCGGCTCCCAAATCATTGCGAGATA
This is a stretch of genomic DNA from Reichenbachiella ulvae. It encodes these proteins:
- a CDS encoding DUF58 domain-containing protein; this translates as MKDILKKLRKYEIRIRKALNSHMQGDFHSIFKGSGLEYDDVRAYQYGDDVRTIDWNVSAKGHGTFVKTFKEEKEQNIFFILDVSASQEIGAKGQQKMDVSKEICALLSMSAIKENSQVGLICFSDQKEKYVKPGKGMKHSFNLVNEIFRLQPESKKTDLGKAFRFTLDLLKRKSIVILISDFIDENYEHDLKGLSRKHDLVVIHISDIRETTFPNLGIIPIKDKESGKTLWRNTSSSEFRNVLNQTYGEKQSALEQFCIKNEANYLKVRTDEDYVPKLIKLFKVRNKARKSG
- a CDS encoding DUF4296 domain-containing protein, coding for MRHKIIFSLAVLTLTFLNACKRDKGENVISKSTMSEILVEQHVLESKVLLLKLRTDSMTKVYNTLEKEIFDKHGIDKAQYEESYQYYMTQPEVMDKIYEIVVDSLNVLDQQATLDEEEEKRREREEKAAKKNKPDKVLDSLGQESDKDSLHLQSAMDSIKMSRVRPLDRRDSLRKEELKKIAPGPTN